A single Vibrio sp. YMD68 DNA region contains:
- the leuD gene encoding 3-isopropylmalate dehydratase small subunit produces the protein MSGFKQHTGLVVPLDTANIDTDAIIPKQFLQRVSRLGFGKNLFHDWRFLDDAGEQPNPEFVMNAPRYQGASILLARENFGCGSSREHAPWALADYGIQAMIAPSFADIFYGNSINNQMVPVRLTEQEVDEIFQFVEANEGAQVEVDLEAMKVRANGKEYDFEIDEFRRHCLLNGLDNIGLTLQHEDKISAYEANIPSFLK, from the coding sequence ATGTCCGGTTTTAAACAACATACAGGTTTAGTCGTTCCTTTAGATACGGCAAACATCGATACTGATGCAATTATCCCGAAACAGTTTTTACAAAGAGTTTCTCGCCTAGGGTTTGGTAAAAACCTTTTCCATGATTGGCGATTCCTAGATGACGCAGGTGAGCAACCAAACCCAGAGTTTGTGATGAATGCACCACGCTATCAAGGTGCTTCCATTCTATTGGCTCGTGAAAACTTTGGCTGTGGTTCATCTCGTGAACACGCGCCTTGGGCACTTGCTGACTATGGTATTCAAGCCATGATTGCTCCAAGCTTTGCTGATATCTTCTACGGTAATTCAATCAATAATCAAATGGTTCCCGTGCGTTTAACAGAACAAGAAGTCGATGAAATATTTCAATTTGTTGAAGCCAACGAAGGGGCTCAAGTCGAAGTTGATCTAGAAGCGATGAAAGTCAGAGCGAACGGAAAAGAGTACGATTTTGAAATTGATGAATTTCGTCGTCACTGCCTGCTGAACGGTTTAGATAATATTGGCCTAACACTGCAACATGAAGACAAAATTTCGGCTTATGAAGCAAACATTCCAAGCTTCCTAAAATAA